The sequence below is a genomic window from Methylotuvimicrobium sp. KM2.
AAAAAAGACTGAAGTCTCTGTGGTATCGAATTAAGAGTATTGACGGGTTCCGAACAAGTACGTGCCGACTCTGACCATTGTGGATCCTTCGGCAATCGCCGCAGTTAAGTCGTTACTCATGCCGAATGAAAACGTATCGAGATTAGGATGCTTGAGTTCGGAAACCGCTTCATAGAGCAATCGGTAGGGCTCTCGTTGCAAAGAAAAGTCACTTTGCGGTGCAGGTACCGCCATAACCCCTCTTAGACGGAGATTCGGAAGGACTTTAACTGCGTCGACTAATTCCGGAAGATCATTCAGAGCAATGCCTGATTTGCTGCTTTCATGGCTGATGTTGACTTGCAAACAAATATTCAATGCCGGTAAATTGGCGGGGCGTTGTTCACTGAGTCGCTGGGCAATTTTGAACCGGTCTACGCTATGAACCCAGGCAAAATGGCGGGCGATGAGTTTGGTCTTATTGGATTGAATAGGTCCGATGAAATGCCAGGTGATGTTGTAAGCCCCGAGTTCTTGTTGCTTGGATCGCGCTTCTTGAGCATAGCTTTCCGCGAAATGGCGTTGGCCGGAAAGATAGGCGAGGATGATGTCCGAAGTAGGTTTAGTCTTGCTGACGGCAAGTAAGCGAACGCTTCCCGGTAAGCGTTCGAAGTCGATCTCGGCTTGTCTGATTTGGGTTCGAACGGATGCGATTTGTTGAGCAATTGCGAACATAAGCACAATTTAGATGATGAAAAACCGCTATTAAACAGCAGCCCTTTCAAAAAGCAAAGACTTAGGCTATGGTTATTTAGTGTTTCTATTTTTATTAGCCGCTTGAGAATTGTATGGATATTGCTGAATTATTGACTTTTTCCGTTAAAAACAATGCATCGGATTTGCATTTATCGGCTGGTTTGCCGCCGATGATTCGAGTGGACGGCGATATCCGGC
It includes:
- a CDS encoding YggS family pyridoxal phosphate-dependent enzyme: MFAIAQQIASVRTQIRQAEIDFERLPGSVRLLAVSKTKPTSDIILAYLSGQRHFAESYAQEARSKQQELGAYNITWHFIGPIQSNKTKLIARHFAWVHSVDRFKIAQRLSEQRPANLPALNICLQVNISHESSKSGIALNDLPELVDAVKVLPNLRLRGVMAVPAPQSDFSLQREPYRLLYEAVSELKHPNLDTFSFGMSNDLTAAIAEGSTMVRVGTYLFGTRQYS